The following proteins come from a genomic window of Carassius carassius chromosome 10, fCarCar2.1, whole genome shotgun sequence:
- the LOC132151427 gene encoding unconventional myosin-X-like produces METFFAEGSRVWVNHKDQLVPSTVNSCEDGTLVLTTDYGEAVYLQQAEVNREKVSPMHQSSINGVEDMSLLAELHEAAIMHNLHQRYQKDNIYTNIGSILAAVNPYKQIRGLYDLSAVELYSQHHLGELPPHIFAIANECYRCLWKRHDSQCVLISGESGAGKTESTKLLLQFLSVISQNSAGTPPTEKSTRVEQAIVQSSPIMEAFGNAKTVYNNNSSRFGKFIQLHFSQSGNIQGGCIVDYLLEKNRVVRQNPGERNYHIFYALLAGASKSQKETYFLEDSPELFHYLRQSGCVKDRSLDDKQFFDDVMEALKVMEFTEEEIRDMFKLLSGVLQLGNVEFMTAGGAQITTQQVVTNVSELLGLDSFQLSEVLTQRSMILRGEEICSPLTVEQAIDSRDSVAMALYSQCFSWIIMRINQKIKGKDNFKSIGILDIFGFENFEVNRFEQFSINYANEKLQEYFNKHIFSLEQLEYNREGIHWEAIDWMDNAECLDLIEKKLGMLALINEESRFPKGTDFTLLEKLHGRHFTNPYYVKPRLADHQFGIKHYAGEVLYDVRGILEKNRDTFRDDILNMLKDSRLDFIYDLFEQVSSRNNEETLKMGTARKKPTVSSQFRDSLHALMATLSVSNPFFVRCIKPNMDKTPNKFDPDVVLNQLRYSGMLETVKIRRAGFPVRRTFKDFFCRYWIILKEKDKAAVASNGDEKKNSTDLLTLHDRTKKEWQIGKTKVFLKEPLEHKLEKQRDEVRSKAGLIIRAYLLRYIARKNFKKALDSIVTIQKNYRAYLYRRRFQRKQFETGGVGTFSPCSAEEEHRQMEEILRLEREIERLQKKREDGVSMLCESSKQELRLRRDAETLRQKKAASRVATEFLELLDTGGPEVIPGDVKPPASRPAAATEEEVDEGFHAGEECIPLPEFPPPVEGPVDQEILATLPPPPPAFAEGTVAPSAPNVPPGAPPPPPPPPPPPPPLPCDAKKEDGKPELAKTVKEVDGKKEGEDADRTSRLTAAESLPDTEEPIYSVPGDGESDYDQDDLEDGQSSIAATDTEHARKSTCTNASQESYNRSSDSYADSDDEHDGYVDTDEEVSNGKVSILNGNGPPYFHSYLYMKAGLMIPWRRRWCVLKDETFMWFRSKQESFKSGWLYKKGGGLSTLSRRNWKMRWFALRDTKLMYFDNDSEEKLKGAIDIRSAKEIVDNHEKENALNIVTDERTYQVFAESPEDASGWFTVLSRVHNATPDQLLEMSPEQANPKNAVGTLDVGLIDSVCASDNPDRPNSFVIITANRVIHCNSDLPEEMHHWISLLQKPKGDSKSDGQEFLVRGWLHKEMKAGAKSSALKLKKRWFVLTNNSLDYFKSSERNASKMGTLVLNSLCSVVQPEEQRFKETGYWNIIIHGRKHSYRLYTKMLNEAMRWGSAIQGVIDNKAPIETPTQQLIRDIKENSVNSEVVEQMYRRNPILRYTQHPLHSPLLPLSYGEVSESLQKEKGYGSLQDEAVNIFNSLQEMEIVSDPVAIIQGILQTCHDLRPLRDEVYCQLIKQTNHVPQPNSPANRAHWHLLTCMSCTFLPSRAILRYLRFHLKRVRERFPGTEIEKYAHFIGESLKKTKTREYVPSQEEIAALLNRQEMTTIVYCHGGGSCKISINSHTTAGEVVEKLIRGLAMENSRNMFSLFEHNKVESRAIESRVIVADVLAKFERWAGGEEEEEEGPWRLYFKLYCFLDVESMPKEGVEFAFMFEQAHESLISGHFPALEETLQHLAALRLQYIHGDVARTPWSLSSVYPVGRLRTRILQSTKAGVAGVPGAGIVGPGGHTLERRKTNFLDETLRRSFKTGSLKKQRVEEEQMLEMFVKEEMSATLASVLEKWSRLQGMPQHQAMLNYMTVIKEWPGYGSTLFDVECKEGGFPHDLWLGVSAENVSVYKRGESKPLETFQYEHIVFFGAPQPSTYKIIVDEREMFFETSQVGEITKIMKAYINMIVKKRCSIMSITSNSSAWIR; encoded by the exons ACTAACATAGGTTCTATCCTGGCGGCCGTGAATCCTTATAAGCAGATCAGAGGACTGTATGATCTCTCCGCAGTGGAGCTGTACAGCCAGCATCATTTGGGCGAGTTGCCGCCACATATCTTTGCTATTGCCAATGAGTGCTACCGCTGCTTATGGAAGAGACATGATAGCCAATGTGTGCTAATAAG TGGTGAAAGTGGAGCTGGGAAAACAGAGAGCACCAAACTACTGCTACAGTTCCTGTCCGTCATAAGCCAAAACTCTGCTGGGACACCGCCTACAGAGAAGAGCACACGCGTGGAGCAAGCCATCGTACAGAGCAG CCCCATCATGGAAGCATTTGGAAATGCCAAAACAGTCTACAACAACAACTCCAGTCGCTTTGGGAAATTTATTCAGCTTCATTTCTCTCAAAGCGGGAACATCCAGGGAGGATGCATCGTCGACT ATTTGCTTGAAAAG AACCGAGTGGTAAGGCAGAATCCAGGGGAGAGAAACTACCACATCTTTTATGCTTTGCTGGCCGGGGCCAGCAAAAGCCAAAAGG AGACATATTTTCTGGAAGACTCCCCTGAGTTATTTCACTACCTGAGACAGTCAGGATGTGTGAAGGACCGCAGTCTCGATGACAAGCAGTTTTTTGACGATGTCATG GAGGCACTGAAGGTCATGGAGTTCACAGAGGAAGAGATCAGAGATATGTTTAAACTGCTGTCTGGAGTTCTGCAGCTTGGCAATGTGGAGTTCATGACAGCAGGGGGCGCTCAGATCACCACCCAACAGG TTGTCACTAATGTGAGCGAGCTCCTGGGTCTGGACAGTTTTCAGTTGTCTGAGGTTCTGACCCAGCGTTCCATGATCCTCAGAGGAGAAGAGATCTGCTCTCCTCTCACAGTGGAACAG GCAATAGATTCCCGGGATTCGGTTGCCATGGCACTTTATTCTCAGTGCTTTTCGTGGATCATCATGCGAATTAATCAGAAGATAAAAGGCAAAGATAATTTCAAGTCTATTGGAATCTTGGACATCTTCGGTTTTGAGAACTTTGAG GTGAACCGTTTTGAGCAGTTCAGCATTAACTATGCAAATGAGAAACTGCAAGAATATTTCAACAAACACATCTTCTCTTTGGAGCAACTAGAGTATAACAG GGAAGGCATTCACTGGGAAGCCATTGACTGGATGGACAATGCAGAATGTCTGGATCTGATTGAGAAG aAATTGGGCATGTTAGCTCTGATTAACGAAGAGAGCAGATTTCCCAAAGGCACTGACTTCACCCTGCTGGAGAAACTGCATGGCAGACACTTT ACTAATCCCTATTATGTGAAACCCAGACTGGCAGACCATCAGTTTGGGATAAAACACTATGCTGGAGAG GTCTTGTATGATGTGAGGGGGATTTTAGAGAAGAACAGAGACACATTTAGAGATGATATACTGAACATGCTGAAGGATAGTAG attggATTTCATCTATGACCTGTTTGAGCAAGTGAGCAGCAGAAATAATGAGGAGACCTTGAAGATGGGTACAGCAAGAAAAAAGCCCACTGTCAGCTCACAGTTCAGA GACTCTCTTCATGCCCTAATGGCGACTCTCAGTGTTTCCAACCCCTTTTTTGTGCGTTGCATCAAACCCAACATGGACAAG aCCCCAAACAAGTTCGACCCAGATGTGGTTCTCAATCAATTGCGGTACTCTGGCATGTTGGAGACAGTGAAGATTCGCAGAGCTGGATTCCCTGTCCGACGCACTTTTAAAGACTTCTTCTGCAG GTATTGGATCATTCTGAAGGAGAAGGATAAGGCTGCTGTGGCTTCAAATGGAGATGAGAAAAAGAATAGCACAGATTTGCTGACACTCCACGACAGGACCAAAAAGGAGTGGCAGATTGGGAAGACCAAG GTGTTTCTGAAGGAACCCTTAGAACATAAGCTGGAGAAGCAGAGAGATGAAGTGCGAAGTAAAGCTGGACTGATAATACGAGCCTATCTTCTGAGATATATAGCAAG AAAGAACTTTAAGAAGGCTCTGGACAGCATTGTGACCATCCAGAAGAACTACCGTGCATATCTCTATCGACGTCGGTTTCAACGGAAAC AGTTTGAGACAGGTGGTGTCGGCACATTT TCTCCTTGCTCGGCTGAGGAGGAGCACCGTCAGATGGAGGAAATTCTGCGTTTGGAGCGAGAGATTGAGCGTCTGCAGAAGAAAAGAGAAGACGGTGTGTCTATGCTATGTGAGAGCTCAAAACAGGAGCTCCGCTTGCGGCGTGATGCCGAGACCTTGCGTCAGAAAAAAGCAGCCTCTCGTGTTGCCACTGAATTCCTTGAACTGCTCGACACCGGAGGCCCAGAAGTCATTCCCGGTGATGTTAAACCACCTGCCTCCAGACCTGCGGCAGCCACTGAGGAAGAGGTAGATGAAGGCTTCCATGCAGGCGAAGAGTGTATACCACTTCCCGAGTTCCCTCCTCCAGTGGAAGGTCCAGTGGATCAGGAAATCTTAGCCACTCtgccacctcctcctcctgcctTTGCTGAGGGCACAGTGGCTCCATCTGCACCCAACGTTCCACCTGGGGCTCCTCccccgcctcctcctcctccaccacctcctccccCTCTCCCTTGTGATGCCAAAAAGGAAGATGGAAAGCCTGAATTGGCTAAAACAGTTAAAGAGGTGGATGGGAAAAAGGAGGGAGAGGATGCGGATCGCACCAGCAGGCTGACTGCAGCGGAGTCTCTTCCAGACACAGAGGAACCCATCTACAGTGTGCCTGGGGATGGCGAGTCAGACTATGACCAAGACGATCTAGAGGATGGACAGAGCAGCATTGCGGCGACAGACACAGAACACGCACGCAAGTCTACCTGCACCAACGCAAGCCAGGAGTCTTACAACCGCAGCTCAGATTCA TATGCTGACAGCGATGATGAGCATGATGGGTATGTGGATACAGATGAGGAGGTATCCAACGGTAAAGTCAGCATCTTGAATGGGAACGGACCTCCGTACTTCCACAGTTACCTTTACATGAAGG CTGGCTTGATGATCCCATGGCGCAGGCGTTGGTGTGTTCTGAAGGACGAAACATTCATGTGGTTCCGCTCTAAACAGGAGTCGTTTAAGTCAGGCTGGCTGTACAAGAAGGGCGGCGGTCTATCCACTCTCTCTCGCAGGAACTGGAAGATGCGCTGGTTCGCTCTGCGCGACACCAAGCTCATGTACTTTGACAATGACAGCGAGGAAAAGCTGAAAGGGGCAATCGACATCCGCTCGGCCAA ggAGATTGTGGACAATCATGAAAAAGAGAATGCTCTGAATATTGTGACAGATGAGAGAACATACCAGGTGTTTGCCGAGTCACCAGAGGATGCCAG TGGTTGGTTTACCGTGTTGAGTCGGGTCCACAATGCCACGCCAGACCAGCTGCTGGAGATGTCTCCTGAGCAGGCCAACCCAAAGAACGCTGTG ggCACACTGGATGTTGGACTGATTGATTCAGTTTGTGCCTCAGACAATCCTGACAG GCCCAATTCATTTGTGATCATCACAGCTAATCGTGTGATCCACTGTAACTCAGACCTGCCGGAGGAAATGCATCACTGGATCAGTCTGCTTCAGAAACCCAAAGGAGACTCCAAGAGTGATGGACAGGAGTTTCTGGTCAGAG GATGGCTGCACAAGGAGATGAAAGCTGGAGCCAAAAGTTCTGCTCTCAAACTGAAAAAGCGCtggtttgtcttgacaaacaacTCTCTGGactatttcaagtcttctgaacgTAATGCATCTAAGATGGGCACGCTAGTTCTGAACAGCCTGTGCTCTGTGGTCCAGCCAGAGGAGCAAAGGTTTAAAGAGACAG GTTACTGGAACATCATAATTCATGGGCGTAAACATTCATACCGTCTGTACACCAAGATGCTGAATGAAGCCATGCGCTGGGGGTCTGCCATTCAGGGCGTCATTGACAACAAGGCGCCCATTGAAACGCCCACCCAGCAACTTATTAGGGACATCAAG GAAAACAGTGTGAACTCTGAGGTTGTGGAACAAATGTATCGAAGAAACCCCATTCTGAGATATACCCAGCATCCCTTGCATTCACCTCTTCTGCCACTATCATATGGAGAGGTCAGCGAAAGCT TGCAAAAGGAGAAGGGTTATGGAAGCCTGCAGGATGAGGCAGTGAATATCTTTAACTCACTTCAGGAAATGGAGATAGTTTCAGACCCTGTCGCCATCATCCAGGGCATCCTGCAGACTTGCCATGATCTGCGGCCACTGAGAGACGAGGTGTACTGTCAGCTGATCAAACAGACCAATCACGTGCCCCAACCCAACAGCCCTGCAAACCGCGCACATTGGCACCTGCTCACCTGCATGAGCTGCACCTTCCTGCCCAGTCGTGCCATCCTGCGCTACCTCCGATTCCACTTGAAGAG AGTTAGAGAGCGCTTTCCTGGCACTGAGATTGAGAAGTATGCCCACTTCATTGGTGAGTCCCTGAAGAAGACAAAGACCAGGGAGTATGTGCCCTCTCAGGAGGAGATCGCCGCCCTGCTGAACAGACAGGAAATGACAACTATTGTGTACTGCCATGGAGGAGGGTCTTGCAAGATATCCATCAACTCACACACCACGGCTGGAGAG GTGGTGGAGAAGCTGATTCGTGGTCTGGCAATGGAAAACAGCAGGAACATGTTTTCTTTGTTTGAGCACAATAAGGTGGAGAGTCGGGCCATAGAAAGCCGTGTAATTGTTGCAGATGTTCTAGCGAAGTTTGAGAG GTGGGCAGGTggtgaagaagaggaggaggaaggccCCTGGAGGCTATATTTCAAGCTCTATTGCTTTCTTGATGTGGAAAGCATGCCCAAAGAGGGAGTAGAATTTGCCTTCATGTTTGAGCAG GCTCATGAGAGTCTCATCAGTGGTCATTTCCCAGCCCTTGAGGAAACCCTCCAGCACTTAGCAGCCCTGCGACTGCAGTACATCCACGGTGATGTGGCCCGTACACCCTGGAGCCTAAGCAGTGTCTACCCTGTTGGACGACTTCGCACACGCATACTCCAGTCCACCAAAGCAGGGGTGGCTGGAGTACCCGGGGCTGGTATAGTAGGGCCAGGAGGTCACACTTTAGAACGCCGGAAGACCAACTTCCTAGATGAGACGCTGAGACGCAGCTTCAAGACAGGATCGCTGAAGAAACAGCGTGTTGAAGAGGAACAGATGTTGGAGATGTTTGTAAAGGAGGAGATGTCAGCCACACTGGCCAGTGTTCTGGAGAAATGGAGCAGACTACAGGGCATGCCTCAGCACCAGGCCATGCTCAACTACATGACCGTCATCAAAGAGTGGCCAGGATACGGGTCCACGCTGTTTGATGTAGAG TGTAAGGAGGGCGGCTTCCCTCATGATCTGTGGCTGGGAGTCAGTGCTGAAAACGTCTCTGTGTACAAGCGGGGGGAATCCAAACCACTCGAAACTTTCCAGTATGAGCACATTGTTTTCTTCGGAGCACCTCAGCCCAGCACATACAAAATCATTGTTGATGAAAGAGAGATGTTCTTCGAGACGTCTCAG GTGGGTGAAATCACTAAGATCATGAAGGCGTACATCAACATGATTGTTAAAAAACGCTGCAGTATCATGTCCATCACCAGCAACAGCAGCGCCTGGATAAGGTGA